TAATCAATATAAGTATATTCAGTTACTAACAGTTATTATTATAAATTAATCAATAGGAAATAGCAATTTTAATCAATATGATAAAAATTTATAAAATATCAATAAAATGGAAGAAAAAATGATATTATAATATTAGGAAATTCAAATTCATATTGTGCCAAGTGAACCCTAAAAAGGGTTTATAAGTTATATTAATATATTTTATTAAATCTTTAGTAGGAAGGTGAATAAATTGAAAGAGAATTATAATTCGTTTAATTATTGGGAAAACGTTTTAAGAGAAAACAAAAATAGAAGAGCGCATGTATTAATGCAAAAGCTGCCGACAGAGAAGAGTGTTTACTTTCACACAATATTATTTGGAAAGAAAAATGGAATACACAACATGTGGGGGTATGTTCCAAATATAAAAGGTCTAGTAGGCTATCTTCAATATCCATTTTTGCAAGAAGCTTTTTACAGATGGGTACACGGGAAAGATAGAATTATTTCACAAATTCCACACATGACAATTGATAAGATTTCTAAGGAAGGTGAAAAAGCAAAAAAGATAACAAGGGAAACAGCGATAAACATGCGTAGAGACTATGATTTCCTTAATAGCTTATGGGCTCTTCCACATGATAGAATCAAAATGGAATTAGAAAAATTTATAATTGATTTTAATAGAAGATGGATAGGTAATAATCAACGTTTTATATATATAAAGGTTTTTAATACTCCAGAAGAAGTAGGTGAATTTGTAATATCCTCATCTTTGATAACGTCTACAGAAAAAGAATTTGAAAATAAAATAGGAATGACTATAGAGGAATGGAGAGAGGTTTGTAAATTTGCAATAAGTAATTCTGACAAAGGTGAGTTATTTAAAGAGGTTTTGCGAAAAAAATTAAGTGAGGTATATTAGAATAATAGTCGAGCAATAGGTTATGAAATAAATATGAAAGGAAAGTTTACTTAATTCTTAGTAAACTTTCCCTAAAAACTTAGTTTTTATTTGATATTTTCAACAGAAGCTATACTTTGAGCTGAAATTCCAAGCATTTCACCAGTAAAGCCAAGACCTTCTTCAGTAGTAGCTTTAATATTAATTTTATCAAGATCTATATTAAGAGCTTCAGATATATTTTCTCTCATATTCTGAATATGTGGTAACATTTTTGGTTTTTGTGCAATTATAGTAGCATCTATATTATTCACTGCATATCCTGCTTCAAAAATTAGTTTTCCTGTTTCCTTAAGTAATAAAAGGCTAGATATGCCGCTGAATTTACTATCTGTATCAGGAAAGTGCTTACCAATATCTCCAAGGGCACAAGCACCTAACAAAGAATCCATTATTGCATGAAGAAGAACATCAGCATCAGAATGACCAAGTAATCCTTTTTCATATGGGATTTCAACTCCACCTAAAATTAACTTTCTATTTTCAACTAATCTATGAACATCATATCCTAAGCCTACTCGCATATAATAACACCTCATTCAAATAATTATTATATATATTGCAAAATTATATTTGCAATATATATACTTTATTTATTTTAACATAATATGCTATGCGATTATATAAAAAATAATTATATAGAAGTTAGTTGAATACGTATTACTTTGAAATACGACTAATTTTATAAGAATTAACTATTTGTGAGTTAGGAATTTTAACATTAAACCTAATAGTAATGAGTTTGATTACTTTATTTAAAAGGAAATGTATAAAAGAAATTCTGTGCTTTCTTTTAAAATCAACATAAATTATTTTAGCTCTCATAAATAATCTCCAAAATATTAATTTTAAGTATATAATATTTTATTAATGAAGGGCTTTATATGCTATAATAACATAGTATGAAATAGATATATAAAGGGTTAATATTTTAAAGAGGTGTTAATTATATGGATGGATTAGGCTTTAAGAAAGATAGATATGTATTTGCTTCGGCTCCATCAATGATGGTACTAGG
The window above is part of the Clostridium saccharoperbutylacetonicum N1-4(HMT) genome. Proteins encoded here:
- the ispF gene encoding 2-C-methyl-D-erythritol 2,4-cyclodiphosphate synthase; its protein translation is MRVGLGYDVHRLVENRKLILGGVEIPYEKGLLGHSDADVLLHAIMDSLLGACALGDIGKHFPDTDSKFSGISSLLLLKETGKLIFEAGYAVNNIDATIIAQKPKMLPHIQNMRENISEALNIDLDKINIKATTEEGLGFTGEMLGISAQSIASVENIK